In Miscanthus floridulus cultivar M001 chromosome 5, ASM1932011v1, whole genome shotgun sequence, one genomic interval encodes:
- the LOC136451368 gene encoding subtilisin-like protease SBT2.5: protein MAKQQQEVYFVFMNFDPVYERLRADRSKEGSATLDAYLSHKHDKLLAMLLQPDSYRKRSSLAIVDGFAVEITEDQASVLRSAKEVRVVEKNQELA from the exons ATGGCGAAGCAGCAGCAGGAGGTTTACTTCGTGTTCATGAACTTTGACCCCGTGTACGAACGCCTCAGAGCTGATCG GTCCAAGGAGGGGTCTGCCACGCTGGACGCGTACCTGAGCCACAAGCACGACAAGCTGCTCGCCATGCTCCTCCAGCCCGACTCCTACCGCAAGAGGTCGTCCCTCGCCATCGTCGACGGCTTCGCAGTCGAGATAACTGAGGATCAG GCAAGCGTCCTGAGATCGGCCAAGGAGGTGAGGGTGGTGGAGAAGAACCAGGAGCTCGCATGA